A genomic region of Pelotomaculum isophthalicicum JI contains the following coding sequences:
- a CDS encoding class I SAM-dependent methyltransferase: MNLNEKQELNKKLENIFLNYYKNTGFFNQEKHDITYYKNRFLRERFVERILFTVMTEFNIGSLSSKSVLIVGLSHELASFFMKLGSESQNITLADVSAKALERTKDMFSNHLEFVKIDLDRLCFEEDTFDVIICFNYLSNIPVDGVIRTLAGEINRILKPGGIAFVSFTNEISSHDDIKMSGVMRTFRKEEILQYFEEFKLVNVLHFLPYNFLLFSINEEHIFPKKIGTIEDILIEKNERYTDSILLLTK; the protein is encoded by the coding sequence ATGAATCTCAATGAAAAACAAGAGTTAAACAAAAAACTAGAAAACATTTTTCTAAACTATTACAAAAATACTGGTTTTTTTAACCAGGAGAAACATGACATTACTTATTACAAAAACAGGTTCCTCAGAGAGAGATTCGTTGAGAGAATTTTGTTTACGGTTATGACTGAATTTAATATTGGCTCACTATCAAGTAAATCAGTCCTAATCGTTGGATTAAGCCATGAACTAGCTTCATTTTTTATGAAACTTGGGTCCGAGTCCCAGAATATTACGCTAGCCGATGTAAGTGCGAAGGCACTGGAAAGAACAAAGGACATGTTTAGCAACCACCTGGAGTTCGTCAAAATTGATCTTGATAGGCTCTGTTTTGAAGAGGACACTTTTGACGTAATTATTTGTTTCAATTACCTTTCTAACATCCCGGTCGACGGGGTAATCAGAACACTTGCTGGTGAAATTAACAGGATCCTGAAGCCCGGCGGTATTGCATTTGTTTCATTTACAAACGAAATCTCCTCACACGACGATATTAAAATGTCCGGTGTAATGCGCACCTTCCGAAAAGAAGAAATCCTTCAATATTTCGAAGAATTTAAATTGGTCAACGTGCTTCATTTTTTACCTTACAATTTTTTACTATTTTCCATTAATGAAGAACATATATTTCCGAAAAAAATCGGTACAATTGAGGATATTCTGATCGAGAAGAATGAAAGGTATACCGATTCCATACTGTTATTGACGAAGTAA
- a CDS encoding N-acetylneuraminate synthase family protein: MSDSLFAKITESNKNYKVMVIAEIGSNHDGSLERAKKLMKCAADCGVDAVKFQSFTAEGLLNPIQIKGGQRFENSSYKILQQLATPTSWYPELIDYAGRLGLILLSTPFDNEQAKLLDTFNVPVFKVASSDITNYPFLSYLARFSKTILLSTGLAYMSEVARAVEVIKNAGNNNLVLLHCVSLYPPDFSEVNLKAMITLQQVYQLPVGLSDHTPGDAVPLAAVAMGACVVEKHFTDDRNRQGPDHAFAMEINDFASMVVKIRQLERAMGDGIKRPCEAEKGERYSAFRSMHARIKINKGQKIKEDMVKIVRPVDGIEAEFASMVYGKNAKEDIEQNEPITWDKLI, encoded by the coding sequence ATGTCGGATTCACTATTTGCTAAAATAACAGAATCTAATAAAAACTACAAGGTTATGGTTATTGCCGAGATCGGTTCTAACCATGACGGTAGTCTCGAACGAGCAAAGAAATTAATGAAGTGCGCCGCCGATTGCGGTGTTGATGCCGTTAAGTTTCAATCATTTACTGCGGAAGGATTGCTCAATCCTATACAAATTAAAGGCGGTCAACGTTTTGAAAATTCTAGTTATAAAATATTGCAACAATTAGCCACACCAACCAGCTGGTACCCGGAATTGATTGACTATGCTGGAAGGCTTGGCTTGATTTTACTTTCCACTCCCTTTGATAATGAGCAGGCGAAACTGCTTGATACGTTTAATGTGCCAGTTTTTAAAGTCGCTTCCAGTGATATTACAAATTATCCATTTTTATCATACCTTGCTAGATTTAGTAAAACTATATTACTTTCAACAGGTCTAGCTTATATGTCAGAGGTGGCACGTGCTGTAGAGGTTATTAAAAATGCAGGTAATAATAATCTGGTTTTGTTGCACTGTGTATCTTTATATCCCCCTGATTTCAGTGAAGTTAACTTGAAAGCCATGATTACGTTACAGCAGGTCTATCAACTGCCAGTTGGCCTTTCTGACCATACACCAGGGGATGCAGTTCCTTTGGCTGCAGTGGCAATGGGCGCTTGTGTGGTGGAAAAACACTTTACAGACGATAGGAACAGACAAGGACCAGACCATGCTTTTGCAATGGAAATAAATGATTTTGCAAGCATGGTCGTAAAAATCAGGCAACTTGAGCGGGCCATGGGAGACGGCATAAAAAGACCTTGCGAAGCCGAGAAAGGAGAGAGGTATTCTGCTTTTCGCAGCATGCATGCCAGGATAAAAATTAACAAAGGACAAAAAATTAAAGAAGATATGGTTAAAATCGTGCGACCGGTAGATGGAATTGAGGCGGAATTTGCTAGTATGGTTTATGGCAAGAATGCCAAGGAAGACATAGAGCAAAATGAGCCAATTACATGGGACAAGCTTATCTAG